In a single window of the Sulfuricaulis sp. genome:
- a CDS encoding DUF5131 family protein, producing MSTQSRIEWTEQTWNPTVGCTKISPGCKNCYAETMAKRLRAMGMRGYENGFRLTLMPERLSEPLERRKPTVYFVNSMSDLFHEKVPFDYIRQVFDVMSQTPQHTFQVLTKRAERMAEFCRGTTVPPNVWLGVSVENRKHGVPRIGVLREIEVNVRFLSIEPLLEHLGEFDLTGIHWAIVGGESGPKARPMQREWVDSIKRQCDQADVAFFFKQWGAWGADGQKRSKKANGRKYRGRVWDAMPALSTVAF from the coding sequence ATGAGCACACAGAGTCGAATCGAGTGGACAGAGCAAACTTGGAATCCAACAGTCGGATGCACAAAGATTTCACCTGGCTGCAAGAATTGTTACGCCGAGACCATGGCTAAACGCCTGCGCGCTATGGGTATGCGCGGCTATGAGAATGGTTTCCGCCTCACCCTCATGCCTGAGCGGTTGTCCGAACCCCTGGAGCGCCGAAAACCGACGGTGTATTTCGTGAACTCCATGTCCGATCTCTTTCACGAGAAAGTGCCATTCGACTATATCCGACAAGTTTTCGACGTGATGTCGCAAACGCCACAGCATACGTTCCAGGTACTCACCAAACGTGCGGAGCGCATGGCGGAATTCTGTCGAGGCACGACTGTGCCACCCAACGTTTGGCTCGGTGTTTCTGTTGAAAACAGAAAGCACGGCGTTCCGAGAATCGGCGTGCTGAGGGAGATAGAGGTCAACGTACGGTTTTTATCCATCGAGCCTCTTCTGGAGCACCTCGGAGAATTTGACCTCACGGGAATTCATTGGGCCATCGTCGGCGGCGAATCGGGTCCCAAAGCGAGACCGATGCAACGGGAGTGGGTGGATAGCATCAAGCGACAATGCGACCAAGCGGATGTGGCTTTCTTCTTCAAGCAATGGGGCGCTTGGGGAGCGGACGGCCAGAAGCGATCGAAGAAGGCGAATGGCCGGAAGTACCGCGGCCGGGTTTGGGACGCGATGCCGGCTTTATCCACTGTAGCTTTCTGA